In Lacibacter sp. H407, a genomic segment contains:
- a CDS encoding T9SS type A sorting domain-containing protein, producing the protein VSCSASPNPIDITSAAHNTTLSASLAGSIDADPDNYTYLWEITQGVGSLSSTSAVSPVYTAAVGDAGGTVKFKVTVTHKRTGCFASSNCEVNVTAAGSCPTVETIEVCNGSTNSYTASRAPSVNETWVWSANNGASINAPNGQQTVSVTAGGQSFTLKLSISYANPDLGTNECTYEVPVIACGNFCTYTQGKYGNRSPLCDGDGIDGSGPAYTYPTVTDMIKAMLGVGGVGNPLYIGGNGTTQPRITIPSTSSAAVLLNASMPGGGKASELFGNCTVDNVPSLPACWTPGNNSSTTYITKQGRINNVFLSQTIALGLNLRVSSGLADFVLQAGTFATAARDGGCGSTTPKARSCYYNELMQLVVVNEYLYKTISVDIIAALTTKGYPHTVGGLYQLANDGLGNVDGVVGSEAGASLSSISGAAAQINEGFDECRIFIGWDVEPCKVEVVSRRINLNPSGTIANPNAIITDKLNVSTYPNPFIDRVRFVIASPVSGQATLEVFDMMGRKLQTVYSGFISAGRNQVVEYKTSTNANGTLIYKLRIGTDEVTGKLVNIRQ; encoded by the coding sequence TAGTTTCATGTTCTGCTTCACCAAATCCTATTGATATTACATCAGCTGCACATAATACCACATTGAGTGCAAGTTTGGCTGGTTCTATAGATGCTGATCCAGACAATTATACTTACTTGTGGGAAATAACGCAGGGAGTAGGTTCCTTGAGTAGTACGTCGGCAGTTAGTCCTGTATACACTGCGGCTGTTGGCGATGCGGGCGGTACTGTTAAGTTTAAAGTTACAGTTACGCATAAAAGAACAGGTTGCTTTGCATCTTCAAATTGCGAAGTGAATGTTACAGCAGCAGGTTCATGCCCAACTGTAGAAACAATTGAAGTATGTAATGGTTCCACCAATAGTTATACCGCAAGTCGTGCCCCATCTGTAAATGAAACATGGGTATGGTCAGCAAATAACGGAGCATCCATTAATGCACCAAACGGCCAACAAACAGTTTCTGTAACAGCAGGAGGCCAAAGCTTTACATTAAAGCTCAGCATTTCATATGCAAATCCGGATTTAGGTACAAACGAATGCACCTATGAAGTGCCGGTTATCGCTTGTGGCAATTTCTGTACTTACACGCAAGGAAAGTATGGCAATAGAAGCCCATTATGCGATGGCGATGGTATTGATGGTTCAGGCCCTGCCTATACCTATCCAACAGTAACAGATATGATCAAAGCAATGTTGGGTGTTGGTGGTGTTGGTAATCCTCTTTACATCGGTGGTAATGGAACGACACAGCCACGGATAACCATTCCATCTACTTCAAGCGCAGCAGTATTGCTGAATGCGTCGATGCCAGGTGGTGGAAAAGCGAGTGAATTGTTTGGAAATTGTACTGTTGATAATGTGCCAAGTTTGCCAGCGTGCTGGACTCCTGGTAATAATTCTTCAACTACATATATCACAAAACAAGGAAGGATCAATAATGTGTTCCTGTCACAAACAATTGCGCTTGGGTTAAATCTGAGAGTAAGCTCAGGACTGGCAGACTTTGTATTGCAGGCAGGTACATTTGCAACAGCAGCACGTGATGGTGGTTGTGGTTCAACAACGCCAAAAGCGAGGAGTTGTTACTACAACGAGTTAATGCAGTTGGTAGTAGTAAATGAGTATCTCTACAAAACAATTTCTGTAGATATTATCGCAGCCCTTACAACCAAAGGATACCCTCATACAGTGGGAGGATTATATCAATTGGCGAATGACGGTTTAGGTAATGTTGACGGAGTTGTTGGTTCTGAAGCTGGTGCTTCGTTGTCATCCATTAGTGGTGCAGCAGCACAAATCAATGAAGGATTTGATGAGTGCAGAATATTTATTGGATGGGATGTTGAACCATGTAAGGTTGAAGTTGTTTCACGCAGGATTAATTTAAATCCTTCGGGCACAATTGCGAATCCGAATGCAATAATAACTGATAAGCTAAATGTTTCAACCTATCCTAATCCGTTCATTGACCGTGTTCGTTTTGTAATTGCTTCACCGGTTTCTGGTCAGGCTACCCTCGAGGTATTTGATATGATGGGTCGTAAACTGCAAACAGTTTACAGTGGATTTATTTCTGCTGGCAGAAACCAGGTTGTTGAATACAAAACTTCAACGAACGCCAATGGTACGCTGATCTACAAACTCAGGATCGGTACGGATGAAGTGACAGGCAAATTGGTGAACATCAGACAATAA